ATGCCGCCATCGGATGGAGCTTGCTGATATTAGTAGCAGCAGCTGTGTTGCGAGAAGGCTTTGAAACAGCCCTATTTCTGGCGGCTCAATTTCAACAGGGTTGGGGGTCAGTAGCCGGTGCGATCGCTGGCCTGTTGACTGCTAGCTTGCTTGGGGTATTGTTATTTCGCTTCGGCATTCGTATTAACCTGCGTCGGTTTTTCCAGGTGATGGGTGTAACATTGCTCCTAATTGTGGCAGGTTTGGTGATTGGACTCCTAAAACAGGTTGACAGTGCACTACTCGTGCTAGCGCAGCCGCCATTTTCCGTAGTCACTATCTGCCAGAATCTCTCAACCACCTGTATTCTAGGGCCACTGCTCTGGGATGGGTCACAGATCTTGCCCGATCGCCAGTTTCCAGGAGTGTTGCTCAAAGCCCTGTTTGGCTATCGTCAACGGCTTTACTTGGTACAAATTGTAGCCTATGTAACGTTTTTGACGGTTGTGGGTGGTTTGTACCTGCAAAGTTTGCTCGGTCATCCCTTGGGATCGCTGTTGACTAGCACCAAATTGACCAGCACTAGACCGTCAGCAGAGTCTTCGGATTAGTAGCGATCGTAGGCTTCCACAATGCGTTGCACCAGAGGGTTCCGCACCACATCAGCCGTCGTGAATCGGCAGAATGCAATCCCCTCTACAGACTGCAAGACTTTCTCGGCTACCACTAAGCCCGACGGCGAATGACCGGGCAAATCTGTCTGAGTAATGTCTCCAGTAACAACCATGCGCGATTTATGTCCCAGTCGAGTTAGCACCATTTTCATTTGAGCAGGTGTTGTGTTTTGGGCTTCATCCAAGATGATAAAGGCATGACTAAGGGTACGCCCTCGCATGTAGGCCAAGGGTGCCACCTCAATCACGCCCCTTTCCATCATGGTGGGGATTCGCTCTGGCTCGATAAACTCGTACAGGGCATCATAGAGCGGACGTAGATAGGGATTCACTTTTTGCTGCAAATCTCCAGGTAAGAAGCCAAGCTTTTCCCCAGCCTCTACAGCGGGTCGAGTCAGAATCAGGCGATCGACCTCATTAGCCAACAATGCTTGGACGGCTATCACCGCTGCCAGAAATGTCTTACCTGTACCTGCTGGGCCAATGCAAAACGTTAACTCATGGCTGCGAATAGCCTGGACATACTGTTGCTGGCGAAATGTCTTGGCGCGAATGGTCTCACCCCGACGGTTGCGAGCCAATACATCTAGTTGAAGATCGTGAAATTCTTGCTGGCGATGGGTATTTAGAGCTTGCCGTGCTGCTAGAATATCAACCTCATCAATAGGTTGTCCCATGCTCCACATGGGTTTTAGGGTTTCAACCAGTTGACGGCAAAGGTCGGCCTGATTTTCAGTGCCATTGATAACTAAATCTTGACCCCGCAACACAACTGATGCGCCCGTTTGTCGGGAAAGAAGCTTCAAGTTCCTTTCCTGGAAACCTGCTAGGGCGATGGCACTATCAATACTAGGAAGTTGTAGGGTAATGGTCATGCCGTAACGTCAGGTAGGCACCAATTCACCGGGACGCAAACGTGCCCACTTGCCTGCCTCCTCCACAAAACTCTGACAACCAACTACGTCCCATTCCATCAAAATCTCATCAGTGCTGGGGCGAATGTTAACGTTGATCGTAGGTTCAACAGGCTCAAACGTGGGACGATCGGTCAGGTGAGGCTGGCCATGTTGCTCCTCAACTGCATGGTAGGTCACGCAATCATCAACGTAGGTGCAGTTCACACAAATACACATGACGGTTACAGGCAACAGTGAATGCTAGATTGCTTTCTGTTACTCTAACGCAAGTCCTTTCAGAATAGGAAGAGGATGGAGCAAAGTGTAATATTGACTGCTTACCGCAGGGCGTTATCAAGTACTACCTATCGTTCATGTTGATAGATTAGCGTTTCTGAGGACAAAACAGTCGGGCGGTCTAGGAGTTGAGGCGACTTGCGGAATAGGAGCAGGATTTGGGTACAAATACAGGTATGATGGACTCTCTACGATCAGCATCCTAGCAACGTGGTTTTCCCTATGCAGCGATGCCTAGACGGGTAACGGTTTTATAGGTACATCTTCACCAGTAATGTCTTTACATTTACAACAGTGTCAAATTGTCCCCCCAGTGATCACTACATCATCGGTGCTATCTGCGAAAAACTGGCCATTTAGTTTGAAGTGGCTACCGCCAACGGCTCACCTTGTGGGGGGAATTGTGCGAGATGCATTGCTAGGGCGCTACACCGATCACATGGACTTAGATTTTGTATTGCCGGAGCGGGCGGTGGAAACAGCACGGGCGATCGCTCGTCACTACAATGCTGGGTTTGTGTTGCTAGATGCTGAACGTCAGATTGCTCGAGTCGTATTTCAGGGTGCTACGGCTGACTTCGCTCAACAAGTAGGCAATAGTCTGTACGATGATCTGCACCGTCGAGACTTTACGGTCAATGCGATCGCCTACAGCCCTCACCGAGAAGAACTGATTGACCCCCTGCATGGCTATACCGACTTGCATCAGCGCCTATTGCGGATGGTCAGTTGGCAGAATTTACAAGAAGATCCACTACGATTGTTGCGCGCCTATCGGCAGGCTGCTCAACTTGATTTTCATTTGGATGCAGATACAGAGGCAGCTATCCAAAAACTTGCACCGCTGATTGGCACCATCGCGGCAGAACGAGTGCAGGCCGAGTTGGGGTACCTCCTGAGTACAGACAAGGGAACACCCTGGTTAACGTCGGCATGGGATAACGGGCTGCTAGCACCTTGGTTTCCAAAGGTTACAGCGACTAACTTAAGCTTGGTAGCTGCGGTTGATGAGGCGTTGAGCACACTGGCAACAGCAAGACCAGCGTTTTTGCCGAAAATTCAGCGATCGCTACGAGAGAGAGCGGGAACTGACAAGGGCAACGATCGTGGGCACGACAGTCGCCGTACCTGGCTATTCATAGCGCGACTGACTAACTTAGTAAGTCCTGACCCAGACTATGCTAAGACCACACTCACTGCCCTTAAGTTTAGCCGTGCTGAGGTGCAAGCAGTCACCACCGTTTTGCGAGCATTGCCTAATTTACAGACTGCTCAACCCCTGTCTGCTACAGACAAGTATCATCTGTTTCAGGCAGTAGGTCATGCCTTTCCAGCTCTGGCTGTTGTGGGAATTACGGCTGGTGTGCCTGTAGAAACAATCCTAATGTTGCTAGATCACTTTCTGGCTGCTGACGACTTAATCGCCCATCCTAAGCCCCTACTGAGCGGTCAAGATTTAATGACAGCGTTGCATCTGCCCTCTGGTCCCCGTGTTGGTCAACTCTTGGCTGCCATCCAGCTTGCTCATGTAGAGGGCATTGTCACAAGTGCCGAGGAGGCGATCGCGTGGGCACGAGAACAACTTACGATTGCTGAAGGCGAGGAAAGCTAGGTAGTTCAACCGCCGCCAAGGATGCACGCCGCTTCAGGGGTCGATCAGCATACACTGTAGGTGAGGGCCACGTTGGATGAATCTCAAATGGTGCCTCATTCGCTGGAGCTACCCGATGACTGTCGATATTGCCAGTGGGTTTTGGTAGGGATGGGTGGGACTGCTGAGAGGATGCTGTGGCTGGGGGATTGGTTGATCGGGGTGTAATCAAGGGTGGCAGTGTAG
This region of Cyanobacteriota bacterium genomic DNA includes:
- a CDS encoding CCA tRNA nucleotidyltransferase: MSLHLQQCQIVPPVITTSSVLSAKNWPFSLKWLPPTAHLVGGIVRDALLGRYTDHMDLDFVLPERAVETARAIARHYNAGFVLLDAERQIARVVFQGATADFAQQVGNSLYDDLHRRDFTVNAIAYSPHREELIDPLHGYTDLHQRLLRMVSWQNLQEDPLRLLRAYRQAAQLDFHLDADTEAAIQKLAPLIGTIAAERVQAELGYLLSTDKGTPWLTSAWDNGLLAPWFPKVTATNLSLVAAVDEALSTLATARPAFLPKIQRSLRERAGTDKGNDRGHDSRRTWLFIARLTNLVSPDPDYAKTTLTALKFSRAEVQAVTTVLRALPNLQTAQPLSATDKYHLFQAVGHAFPALAVVGITAGVPVETILMLLDHFLAADDLIAHPKPLLSGQDLMTALHLPSGPRVGQLLAAIQLAHVEGIVTSAEEAIAWAREQLTIAEGEES
- a CDS encoding FTR1 family iron permease, producing MMLDVALPTFAITLREGVEAALVVGIVLTYLHKLGRSTLKGWVYWGVLAGVGISVMVGAGLIWLLHGLATSSQPVMTVVKPLVEAVITLVAILLLSWMLVWMTQQGKAMKTEVENAVHAALAENSQANAAIGWSLLILVAAAVLREGFETALFLAAQFQQGWGSVAGAIAGLLTASLLGVLLFRFGIRINLRRFFQVMGVTLLLIVAGLVIGLLKQVDSALLVLAQPPFSVVTICQNLSTTCILGPLLWDGSQILPDRQFPGVLLKALFGYRQRLYLVQIVAYVTFLTVVGGLYLQSLLGHPLGSLLTSTKLTSTRPSAESSD
- a CDS encoding Ycf34 family protein is translated as MCICVNCTYVDDCVTYHAVEEQHGQPHLTDRPTFEPVEPTINVNIRPSTDEILMEWDVVGCQSFVEEAGKWARLRPGELVPT
- a CDS encoding PhoH family protein, coding for MTITLQLPSIDSAIALAGFQERNLKLLSRQTGASVVLRGQDLVINGTENQADLCRQLVETLKPMWSMGQPIDEVDILAARQALNTHRQQEFHDLQLDVLARNRRGETIRAKTFRQQQYVQAIRSHELTFCIGPAGTGKTFLAAVIAVQALLANEVDRLILTRPAVEAGEKLGFLPGDLQQKVNPYLRPLYDALYEFIEPERIPTMMERGVIEVAPLAYMRGRTLSHAFIILDEAQNTTPAQMKMVLTRLGHKSRMVVTGDITQTDLPGHSPSGLVVAEKVLQSVEGIAFCRFTTADVVRNPLVQRIVEAYDRY